In one window of Musa acuminata AAA Group cultivar baxijiao chromosome BXJ3-2, Cavendish_Baxijiao_AAA, whole genome shotgun sequence DNA:
- the LOC103974348 gene encoding thaumatin-like protein 1 yields MAGFMIRLFVLVLVSLLFQECLAATFTLANNCDYTVWPGVLSSAGDAALATTGFALETGQSKSLDAPATWSGRFWGRNLCSTDSAGRFSCGTGDCGSGEVECSGGGAAPPATLAEFTLGGGGGGMDYYDVSLVDGYNLPMLVAPRGGSGGDCGSTGCVMDLNGVCPSDLKVVARSSAGAGEGVACKSACEAFGSPQYCCSGVYSNPATCTPSPYSQLFKNACPRAYSYAFDDATSTFTCSSADYLITFCPSTTSQKSTAQNPDATGRQHSSDDGGCPMLILGDDFSGAAPAVARAAALAATSLASLALRGQFEPPYP; encoded by the exons ATGGCTGGATTTATGATTAGATTGTTTGTTCTGGTGCTGGTTTCCTTGTTGTTTCAAG AGTGCTTGGCTGCTACATTTACGTTGGCGAACAACTGCGACTATACGGTGTGGCCCGGGGTGCTCTCGAGCGCCGGCGATGCGGCGCTCGCCACGACGGGATTCGCCTTGGAGACGGGACAGTCGAAGAGCCTCGACGCGCCGGCAACGTGGTCGGGCCGCTTCTGGGGTCGCAACCTCTGCTCCACTGACTCCGCCGGTAGGTTCAGCTGCGGGACCGGCGACTGCGGGTCCGGTGAGGTGGAGTGCTCCGGCGGCGGCGCGGCTCCTCCAGCCACGCTGGCCGAGTTCACCCTGGGCGGTGGCGGGGGTGGAATGGACTATTACGACGTGAGCTTGGTGGACGGCTACAACCTGCCGATGCTGGTGGCGCCGCGGGGCGGCTCCGGCGGGGATTGCGGCTCCACGGGGTGCGTGATGGACCTCAACGGGGTGTGCCCATCGGACCTGAAGGTGGTAGCGCGGTCGAGCGCCGGGGCCGGTGAGGGCGTGGCGTGTAAGAGCGCGTGCGAGGCCTTCGGGTCGCCGCAGTACTGCTGCAGCGGCGTCTACAGCAACCCCGCCACCTGCACGCCGTCGCCCTACTCCCAACTCTTCAAGAACGCCTGCCCGAGGGCGTACAGCTACGCGTTCGACGACGCCACCTCCACCTTCACCTGCTCCTCTGCCGACTACCTCATCACCTTCTGCCCCAGCACCACCAG TCAGAAgtccaccgcccagaacccggatGCGACCGGCAGGCAGCACTCGAGCGACGACGGCGGGTGCCCGATGCTGATCCTCGGCGACGATTTCAGCGGTGCCGCGCCGGCCGTTGCGCGCGCCGCCGCACTTGCCGCTACTTCTCTCGCAAGTCTCGCCTTGCGTGGCCAGTTTGAGCCTCCATATCCCTAG